One genomic region from Streptomyces venezuelae encodes:
- the malQ gene encoding 4-alpha-glucanotransferase, giving the protein MTLARLAARHGVATEYSPSAGVTVSVPDAAVVAVLGALGVDATTPEAVDAALAAAERAERERLLPPTLVRRRGEDALCPPADLPPGTRLRVTTEEGAVLTGGDWERLPLGVHTVEATAPDGRAATSTLIVSPARVPGPDRRAYGLLVQLYSLLSTRSWGMGDLGDLRELATWAGRTHGAGFVQVNPLHAGVPGAPSDPSPYRPSSRRFPDPVHLRIESVPEYAHVDPGHRDALDRILAEAAELRERVLGKGALIDRDAVWDVKRRALELVVGSVELGPGRRAEYHDFLAERGRALEDHATYQALAERHGPHWRDWPEELREPRSAERAVRADPALAARVDFHCRLAWLTDRQLAEVAEAAREAGMAVGIVHDLAVGVHPEGSDAWAQQDAFAAGMSVGAPPDAFNARGQDWGLPPWRPDALAAAGYAPYRGLLRELLRHAGALRIDHVMGLFRLWWVPEGSEPTAGTYVRYDAEAMLAVLVLEAHRAGALVIGEDLGTVEPGVREELSRRGVFGTSVLWFERDWAGSGRPVPPERWRAECVATATTHDLPPTAARLSGDHVALRHRLGLLDGDPERDRAADAAETTEWLGLFQRLGLLPEGAGDERAEILAVHRFLLSTPARMVGVWLPDAVGDRRPQNLPGTWDEYPNWRLPIADPGGQPLTLERLTASPRAHALLRELHARTDPESARTDPGNARTVPPGARPV; this is encoded by the coding sequence GTGACCCTGGCCCGTCTCGCCGCCCGTCACGGCGTCGCCACCGAGTACAGCCCCTCCGCGGGCGTCACCGTCTCCGTGCCGGACGCCGCCGTGGTGGCCGTCCTCGGCGCCCTGGGCGTGGACGCGACCACCCCCGAGGCGGTCGACGCGGCCCTCGCCGCGGCGGAACGGGCCGAGCGGGAGCGGCTGCTGCCCCCCACCCTGGTCCGGCGGCGGGGGGAGGACGCCCTCTGCCCTCCGGCGGACCTGCCGCCCGGTACCCGACTGCGGGTCACCACGGAGGAGGGCGCGGTCCTCACCGGCGGCGACTGGGAGCGGCTGCCCCTCGGCGTCCACACGGTGGAGGCGACGGCCCCCGACGGGCGCGCCGCCACGAGCACCCTCATCGTGAGCCCCGCGCGCGTGCCCGGGCCCGACCGTCGCGCGTACGGGCTGCTCGTCCAGCTCTACTCGCTGCTGTCCACCCGCTCCTGGGGCATGGGCGACCTCGGGGACCTGCGGGAGCTCGCCACCTGGGCGGGCCGCACGCACGGCGCCGGCTTCGTCCAGGTCAACCCCCTGCACGCGGGCGTGCCCGGGGCGCCGAGCGACCCCTCGCCGTACCGCCCCTCCTCGCGCCGCTTCCCGGACCCGGTCCACCTGCGGATCGAGTCCGTCCCCGAGTACGCGCACGTGGACCCCGGCCACCGCGACGCGCTCGACCGCATCCTCGCCGAGGCGGCCGAACTGCGCGAACGGGTGCTCGGCAAAGGCGCCCTGATCGACCGTGACGCGGTGTGGGACGTCAAGCGACGGGCCCTGGAGCTCGTGGTCGGGAGCGTGGAGCTCGGGCCCGGGCGGCGCGCCGAGTACCACGACTTCCTCGCCGAGCGGGGCCGTGCCCTGGAGGACCACGCCACCTACCAGGCCCTCGCCGAGCGGCACGGCCCGCACTGGCGGGACTGGCCCGAGGAGCTGCGCGAGCCGCGCTCGGCGGAGCGCGCCGTGCGCGCCGACCCCGCCCTCGCGGCCCGGGTCGACTTCCACTGCCGGCTGGCCTGGCTGACGGACCGGCAGCTGGCCGAGGTCGCCGAGGCCGCCCGCGAGGCCGGGATGGCGGTCGGGATCGTCCACGACCTGGCCGTCGGCGTCCACCCGGAGGGCTCGGACGCCTGGGCGCAGCAGGACGCCTTCGCGGCGGGCATGTCGGTCGGCGCCCCGCCCGACGCCTTCAACGCCCGGGGCCAGGACTGGGGCCTGCCGCCGTGGCGGCCCGACGCCCTCGCCGCCGCCGGCTACGCCCCGTACCGCGGACTCCTGCGCGAACTCCTGCGCCACGCGGGCGCCCTGCGCATCGACCACGTGATGGGCTTGTTCCGGCTGTGGTGGGTGCCCGAGGGCAGCGAGCCCACCGCGGGGACGTACGTCCGGTACGACGCCGAGGCGATGCTCGCCGTCCTCGTCCTGGAGGCGCACCGCGCGGGCGCCCTCGTCATCGGCGAGGACCTCGGCACGGTCGAGCCGGGCGTACGGGAGGAGCTGTCCCGGCGCGGGGTGTTCGGGACCTCCGTGCTCTGGTTCGAGCGGGACTGGGCGGGCTCCGGCCGCCCGGTGCCCCCGGAGCGGTGGCGCGCGGAGTGCGTGGCCACGGCCACCACCCATGACCTGCCCCCGACGGCCGCCCGGCTCTCCGGCGACCACGTCGCCCTGCGGCACCGGCTCGGGCTCCTCGACGGCGACCCGGAGCGCGACCGGGCGGCGGACGCGGCCGAGACCACCGAGTGGCTGGGGCTCTTCCAGCGGCTCGGGCTGCTCCCGGAGGGAGCGGGGGACGAGCGGGCCGAGATCCTGGCGGTCCACCGCTTCCTGCTGAGCACCCCGGCCCGGATGGTGGGGGTGTGGCTGCCGGACGCGGTGGGGGACCGCAGGCCGCAGAACCTGCCGGGCACCTGGGACGAGTACCCCAACTGGCGGCTGCCGATCGCGGACCCGGGCGGTCAGCCCCTCACCCTGGAGCGCCTCACGGCCTCGCCCCGCGCCCACGCCCTGCTCCGCGAGCTGCACGCCCGCACGGACCCGGAGAGCGCCCGTACCGACCCCGGGAACGCCCGTACGGTACCCCCGGGCGCGCGGCCCGTTTAG
- a CDS encoding MarR family winged helix-turn-helix transcriptional regulator yields METNTPAPAPAHDAVDAIADQWAVVRPDLDTLPMAVFGRIYRLANAMRGRVDKAYAPYGMALGEFDVLATLRRSGEPYTLSPRELTATLMITTGGMTGRLDKLEKSGLLTRSPDPHDRRGLRVTLTEHGKELVDQAVGAGLGQQRAALEAALTDEEAEQLAGLLRKLLATTA; encoded by the coding sequence ATGGAGACGAACACCCCGGCCCCGGCGCCCGCCCATGACGCCGTCGACGCCATCGCCGACCAGTGGGCGGTCGTCCGACCCGACCTGGACACCCTGCCGATGGCCGTCTTCGGGCGGATCTACCGGCTCGCCAACGCGATGCGCGGCCGGGTGGACAAGGCGTACGCGCCCTACGGCATGGCACTCGGGGAGTTCGACGTGCTCGCGACGCTGCGCAGGTCCGGAGAGCCGTACACGCTCTCACCGCGCGAGCTGACCGCCACGCTGATGATCACCACCGGCGGGATGACCGGCCGGCTGGACAAGCTGGAGAAGTCGGGGCTGCTGACCCGCAGCCCCGACCCGCACGACCGGCGCGGGCTGCGGGTGACGCTCACCGAGCACGGCAAGGAGCTCGTGGACCAGGCCGTGGGGGCCGGGCTCGGGCAGCAGCGGGCGGCGCTGGAGGCGGCGCTCACCGACGAGGAGGCGGAGCAGCTGGCGGGACTGCTGCGAAAGCTGCTCGCGACGACCGCCTGA
- a CDS encoding EamA family transporter, translating to MSRKAAVVALTALAPISWGSTYFVTTEFLPPDRPLFTGLMRALPAGLLLLALTRKLPQGAWWWKSAVLGALNIGAFFPLLFLAAYRLPGGVAAVVGSVGPLFVVGLAALFLGERPTVKTLLTAVAAAFGVSLVVLKAGAAFDMVGVVAGLLSSLSMSAGIVFTKRWGRPEGVGALALTGWQLTAGGLVILPIAFLIEGAPPVLTGTNLAGYAYLALGNTAISYFLWFRGIERLSASSATLLGPLSPITAAVIGWAALGQALGPVQVLGMVIAFGATLVGQLGPRTPKVPVVPVELFSSTEQNGQEVSMDLEGSGVGR from the coding sequence ATGTCCCGCAAGGCCGCAGTCGTCGCACTCACCGCGCTCGCCCCGATCTCCTGGGGCTCCACCTACTTCGTCACCACGGAGTTCCTGCCGCCCGACCGGCCCCTCTTCACCGGCCTGATGCGCGCCCTGCCCGCCGGCCTCCTGCTCCTCGCCCTCACCCGCAAGCTCCCGCAGGGCGCCTGGTGGTGGAAGTCGGCGGTCCTCGGGGCCCTCAACATCGGCGCCTTCTTCCCGCTGCTCTTCCTCGCCGCCTACCGGCTGCCCGGCGGGGTCGCCGCCGTCGTCGGCTCCGTCGGCCCGCTCTTCGTCGTGGGTCTCGCCGCCCTCTTCCTCGGCGAGAGGCCCACCGTGAAGACCCTGCTCACCGCCGTGGCCGCCGCCTTCGGCGTCAGCCTCGTGGTCCTCAAGGCCGGTGCGGCCTTCGACATGGTCGGCGTGGTCGCCGGACTGCTCTCCTCGCTCTCGATGTCCGCGGGCATCGTCTTCACCAAGCGCTGGGGCCGCCCCGAGGGTGTCGGCGCCCTCGCGCTCACCGGCTGGCAGCTCACCGCGGGCGGCCTGGTCATCCTGCCGATCGCCTTCCTGATCGAGGGCGCTCCGCCGGTCCTGACCGGCACCAACCTGGCCGGCTACGCCTACCTCGCCCTCGGCAACACCGCGATCTCGTACTTCCTCTGGTTCCGCGGCATCGAGCGGCTGAGCGCCTCCTCGGCCACCCTCCTCGGCCCGCTCTCGCCGATCACCGCGGCCGTCATCGGCTGGGCGGCCCTCGGCCAGGCCCTCGGTCCGGTGCAGGTGCTCGGCATGGTGATCGCCTTCGGCGCGACCCTGGTCGGCCAGCTGGGGCCTCGTACCCCGAAGGTCCCGGTCGTACCGGTCGAATTGTTCAGCTCAACTGAACAGAACGGTCAGGAAGTTTCGATGGACCTGGAGGGTTCGGGGGTGGGACGGTAG
- a CDS encoding DMT family transporter produces the protein MSPITARHPTTTPTTTTPTTGTPSTATGTTTTEKPAPARKLARGAGLGVLLALLATVVWSGSFVATRDMADTVPPVQAVFWRWIIALLAVAPFAARPFLRQWRTIRRHLGFVALASLFGVALYNTLVHQAGLTTSASNMGMIMAASPVIMAVYARLGGERLGARRILGMLTAALGVLLLVGKGSLAVDFAAGDLWMFAAALSFASYSALLKRKPAEIDGLAFLFTTFLLGSLMLAPAYAVSLTVQGGFTVGPATVGPLLYVGVFSSAVAFFAWNKAIALVGAARAGVVYYLQPVCVALLSYALLGERLGLVGGASMALILGGVALASARGR, from the coding sequence ATGAGCCCGATCACCGCACGCCACCCGACCACCACCCCGACGACCACCACCCCGACGACCGGCACTCCTTCGACCGCCACCGGCACCACCACGACCGAGAAGCCGGCGCCCGCGAGAAAGCTCGCACGGGGCGCCGGCCTCGGCGTTCTCCTCGCCCTCCTCGCCACCGTCGTCTGGTCCGGCAGCTTCGTCGCCACCCGCGACATGGCCGACACCGTCCCGCCGGTCCAGGCCGTCTTCTGGCGCTGGATCATCGCGCTGCTCGCCGTCGCACCGTTCGCCGCCCGCCCGTTCCTGCGGCAGTGGCGGACGATCCGCCGCCACCTCGGATTCGTCGCCCTCGCCTCGCTGTTCGGCGTCGCCCTCTACAACACCCTCGTGCACCAGGCCGGGCTGACCACCTCCGCCTCCAACATGGGCATGATCATGGCCGCCTCCCCGGTGATCATGGCGGTGTACGCCCGGCTCGGCGGCGAACGCCTCGGCGCCCGCCGGATCCTCGGGATGCTGACCGCCGCGCTGGGCGTGCTCCTGCTCGTCGGAAAGGGCTCGCTCGCAGTCGACTTCGCCGCCGGCGACCTGTGGATGTTCGCCGCGGCCCTGTCCTTCGCCTCGTACAGCGCGCTGCTCAAGCGCAAGCCCGCCGAGATCGACGGACTCGCCTTCCTCTTCACCACCTTCCTGCTCGGCTCCCTGATGCTCGCCCCCGCGTACGCCGTGTCCCTCACCGTCCAGGGCGGGTTCACCGTCGGCCCCGCGACCGTCGGCCCCCTGCTGTACGTCGGCGTCTTCTCCTCCGCCGTCGCCTTCTTCGCCTGGAACAAGGCGATCGCCCTCGTCGGCGCGGCCCGCGCGGGTGTCGTCTACTACCTCCAGCCCGTCTGCGTCGCCCTGCTCTCGTACGCCCTCCTCGGCGAGCGGCTCGGCCTCGTCGGCGGTGCGAGCATGGCCCTCATCCTCGGCGGAGTGGCGCTGGCCTCGGCGCGAGGCCGCTGA
- a CDS encoding LysR family transcriptional regulator: MTEWDIKKLQILRTLRDRGTVTATAEALLMTPSAVSQQLTNLAKQLGVRLLEAQGRRVRLTDAAHLVLRHAEVVFAQLERADAELDGYLRGEAGQLRVAAFSTAVPALVVPAVRQLGTAHPGLDIRVREAEAAEAYELLTAGEVDLALSLAAHAPSVRDPKFSRVPLLADPLDVALPAGHALAEAPGLRLADLAAEPWIFGGSGPWSEITTAACEAAGFVPEQAHSASGWTAILAMVEAGMGIALVPRMASADRRNGAGVVMRVLSADQPRRHVVAAVRRGAEEGPAVARVLAALRQAAAARETVQQN, from the coding sequence ATGACCGAGTGGGACATCAAGAAGCTCCAGATCCTCCGCACCCTCCGTGACCGCGGCACCGTCACCGCGACCGCGGAGGCCCTGCTCATGACCCCCTCGGCCGTGTCCCAGCAGCTCACCAACCTCGCCAAGCAGCTCGGGGTACGGCTCCTCGAGGCCCAGGGCCGCCGGGTCCGCCTCACCGACGCCGCCCATCTGGTGCTGCGGCACGCGGAGGTGGTCTTCGCCCAGCTGGAGCGCGCCGACGCCGAACTCGACGGATACCTCCGGGGCGAGGCCGGGCAGCTGCGGGTGGCGGCCTTCTCGACGGCCGTGCCCGCCCTCGTCGTCCCCGCCGTACGGCAGCTGGGGACCGCCCACCCCGGGCTCGACATCCGCGTCCGGGAGGCCGAGGCGGCGGAGGCGTACGAGCTGCTCACGGCCGGCGAGGTCGACCTGGCGCTCTCGCTCGCCGCCCACGCGCCCTCGGTGCGCGACCCCAAGTTCAGCCGGGTGCCCCTACTCGCCGACCCCCTCGACGTCGCCCTGCCCGCCGGGCACGCGCTCGCCGAAGCGCCCGGCCTCCGCCTCGCCGACCTCGCCGCCGAGCCGTGGATCTTCGGCGGCTCCGGCCCCTGGTCGGAGATCACCACCGCCGCCTGCGAGGCCGCCGGCTTCGTGCCCGAGCAGGCCCACAGCGCCTCCGGCTGGACCGCGATCCTCGCCATGGTCGAGGCCGGGATGGGGATCGCGCTCGTGCCCCGGATGGCCTCCGCCGACCGCCGGAACGGCGCCGGGGTCGTCATGCGCGTCCTCTCCGCAGACCAGCCGCGCCGCCATGTCGTCGCGGCGGTACGGCGCGGGGCGGAGGAGGGCCCGGCGGTGGCCCGGGTGCTGGCCGCGCTCCGGCAGGCGGCCGCGGCCCGCGAAACCGTTCAGCAGAACTGA
- the alc gene encoding allantoicase, producing the protein MSDFDETQDPHANDAAPYSGGDPYADYRSGDFPFTELVDLADRRLGAGVVAANDEFFSERENLLVRERAVFDPEHFGHKGKIMDGWETRRRRGADAENVFPAPEDHDWAIVRLGAPGVIRGIVVDTAHFRGNYPQRVSIQATAVEGSPSPAELLDAKWEELVPPTPVRGHAANGFTIDAERRYTHLRLCQHPDGGIARLRVHGEVVPDPEWLELLGTLDLISVLNGGSYEDASDRFYSSPTQIILPGTSRKMDDGWENRRRRVRGTNDWVRFRLAAQGAVRAVEIDTAYLKGNSAGWIALQGRNGETGEWFEIIPRTRLQPDTLHRFKLAAQAVVTHVRLDAFPDGGVARMRLHGTLTEQGASDLRARYAALGG; encoded by the coding sequence ATGAGCGACTTCGACGAGACCCAGGACCCGCACGCCAACGACGCCGCCCCCTACTCCGGCGGCGACCCGTACGCCGACTACCGGTCCGGTGACTTCCCCTTCACCGAGCTCGTCGACCTCGCCGACCGCCGCCTCGGCGCCGGTGTCGTCGCCGCCAACGACGAGTTCTTCTCGGAGCGCGAGAACCTCCTCGTCCGCGAGCGGGCCGTCTTCGACCCGGAGCACTTCGGCCACAAGGGCAAGATCATGGACGGCTGGGAGACCCGCCGCCGCCGCGGCGCCGACGCCGAGAACGTCTTCCCCGCCCCCGAGGACCACGACTGGGCGATCGTCCGCCTCGGCGCCCCCGGCGTGATCCGCGGCATCGTCGTCGACACCGCCCACTTCCGCGGCAACTACCCGCAGCGCGTGAGCATCCAGGCCACCGCGGTGGAGGGCTCGCCCAGCCCCGCCGAGCTGCTCGACGCGAAGTGGGAGGAGCTCGTCCCGCCGACCCCCGTGCGCGGCCACGCGGCGAACGGCTTCACGATCGACGCCGAGCGCCGCTACACCCACCTGCGCCTCTGCCAGCACCCCGACGGCGGCATCGCCCGCCTCCGCGTCCACGGCGAGGTCGTGCCCGACCCCGAGTGGCTGGAGCTCCTCGGCACCCTCGACCTGATCTCCGTACTCAACGGCGGCTCGTACGAGGACGCCTCGGACAGGTTCTACTCCTCGCCGACGCAGATCATCCTGCCGGGCACCTCGCGCAAGATGGACGACGGCTGGGAGAACCGCCGCCGCCGGGTACGCGGCACCAACGACTGGGTCCGCTTCCGGCTCGCAGCCCAGGGCGCCGTCCGCGCCGTCGAGATCGACACCGCCTACCTCAAGGGCAACTCGGCCGGCTGGATCGCGCTCCAGGGACGCAACGGCGAGACGGGCGAGTGGTTCGAGATCATCCCCCGGACCCGCCTCCAGCCCGACACCCTGCACCGCTTCAAGCTCGCCGCCCAGGCAGTCGTCACCCACGTCCGCCTCGACGCCTTCCCCGACGGCGGCGTCGCCCGGATGCGGCTCCACGGCACGCTGACGGAGCAGGGCGCGTCCGACCTGCGCGCCCGGTACGCGGCCCTCGGCGGCTGA
- the pepN gene encoding aminopeptidase N translates to MPGTNLTREEAKQRASLLTVDAYEVELDLTGAQEGGTYRSVTTVRFDSAEAGAETFIDLVAPAVHEVVLNGHALEIGAVFRDSRIALRHLQQGRNELRVVADCAYTNTGEGLHRFVDPVDDQAYLYTQFEVPDARRVFASFEQPDLKATFQFTVKAPTGWTVISNSPTPETPKDDVWVFEPTPRISTYITALIVGPYHSVHSSYEKDGQSVPLGIYCRPSLAEFLDADHIFDVTRQGFDWFQEKFAYDYPFAKYDQLFVPEFNAGAMENAGAVTIRDQYVFRSKVTDAAYERRAETILHELAHMWFGDLVTMEWWNDLWLNESFATYTSVACQASVPGTRWPNAWTTFANAEKTWAYRQDQLPSTHPIMAEINDLEDVLVNFDGITYAKGASVLKQLVAYVGQDEFFKGVQAYFQAHAFGNTRLSDLLGALEETSGRDLKTWSKAWLETAGINILRPEIETDENGAITAFAVKQEAPALPAGAKGQAVLRPHRIAIGFYDLDASGKLVRTDRLELDIEAAELTAVPQLVGKARPAVVLLNDDDLSYAKVRLDEVSLTNVTAHLGDFADSLPRALCWASAWDMTRDGELATRDYLELVLSGVAKESDIGVVQSLQGQVKAALELYAAPEWRAEGLSRWGTFAQEQLRAAEGGSDHQLAWARAFAATARTDAELDVLAGLLDGGVVIEGLAVDTELRWAFVQRLAATGRFDEPEIAAELERDRTAAGERHAATARAARPTEAAKAEAWASVVEDDKLANAVQEAVIGGFVQSDQRELLAPYTAKYFASIKRVSETRSHEIIQQIVVGLYPTLQVSQETLDATDAWIAEHDPAPALRRLVTESRAGVERALKAQAADAAAGA, encoded by the coding sequence GTGCCTGGCACAAACCTGACCCGTGAAGAGGCCAAGCAGCGGGCGTCGCTGCTGACCGTGGACGCGTACGAGGTCGAACTCGACCTCACCGGTGCGCAGGAGGGCGGCACCTACCGGTCCGTCACCACCGTCCGCTTCGATTCCGCCGAGGCCGGTGCCGAGACCTTCATCGATCTCGTCGCCCCCGCCGTCCACGAGGTCGTGCTCAACGGCCACGCGCTGGAGATCGGCGCCGTCTTCCGGGACTCCCGGATCGCCCTGCGCCATCTGCAGCAGGGCCGCAACGAGCTCAGGGTCGTCGCCGACTGCGCGTACACCAACACCGGTGAGGGCCTGCACCGCTTCGTCGACCCGGTCGACGACCAGGCCTATCTGTACACCCAGTTCGAGGTGCCGGACGCGCGGCGGGTCTTCGCCTCGTTCGAGCAGCCCGACCTGAAGGCGACCTTCCAGTTCACCGTGAAGGCCCCGACGGGCTGGACGGTGATCTCCAACTCGCCGACGCCGGAGACGCCGAAGGACGACGTCTGGGTCTTTGAGCCGACGCCCCGGATCTCCACGTACATCACGGCGCTGATCGTCGGCCCGTACCACTCGGTGCACTCCTCGTACGAGAAGGACGGGCAGAGCGTCCCGCTCGGCATCTACTGCCGTCCGTCGCTCGCCGAGTTCCTCGACGCCGACCACATCTTCGACGTCACGCGGCAGGGCTTCGACTGGTTCCAGGAGAAGTTCGCCTACGACTACCCCTTCGCCAAGTACGACCAGCTCTTCGTACCGGAGTTCAACGCCGGCGCGATGGAGAACGCGGGCGCGGTCACCATCCGTGACCAGTACGTCTTCCGCTCGAAGGTGACGGACGCGGCCTACGAGCGGCGCGCCGAGACGATCCTGCACGAGCTCGCCCACATGTGGTTCGGCGACCTCGTCACCATGGAGTGGTGGAACGACCTCTGGCTGAACGAGTCGTTCGCCACGTACACCTCGGTCGCCTGCCAGGCCTCCGTGCCGGGCACCCGCTGGCCGAACGCCTGGACGACCTTCGCCAACGCGGAGAAGACCTGGGCCTACCGCCAGGACCAGCTGCCGTCGACGCACCCGATCATGGCGGAGATCAACGACCTGGAGGACGTGCTCGTCAACTTCGACGGGATCACGTACGCCAAGGGCGCCAGCGTCCTGAAGCAGCTCGTCGCCTACGTCGGCCAGGACGAGTTCTTCAAGGGCGTGCAGGCCTACTTCCAGGCGCACGCCTTCGGGAACACCCGCCTGTCCGACCTGCTCGGCGCGCTGGAGGAGACCTCCGGCCGTGACCTGAAGACCTGGTCGAAGGCGTGGCTGGAGACGGCCGGCATCAACATCCTGCGCCCCGAGATCGAGACCGACGAGAACGGTGCCATCACCGCCTTCGCCGTCAAGCAGGAGGCCCCCGCGCTGCCCGCCGGCGCCAAGGGCCAGGCCGTCCTGCGTCCGCACCGGATCGCCATCGGCTTCTACGACCTCGACGCGAGCGGCAAGCTGGTCCGCACCGACCGCCTCGAACTCGACATCGAGGCCGCCGAGCTGACCGCCGTGCCGCAGCTGGTGGGCAAGGCCCGACCGGCCGTCGTCCTCCTCAACGACGACGACCTGTCGTACGCGAAGGTCCGCCTCGACGAGGTGTCCCTCACCAACGTCACCGCGCACCTCGGCGACTTCGCCGACTCGCTGCCGCGCGCCCTGTGCTGGGCGTCCGCCTGGGACATGACCCGCGACGGCGAGCTGGCCACCCGCGACTACCTGGAGCTCGTGCTCTCCGGGGTCGCCAAGGAGTCCGACATCGGCGTCGTCCAGTCCCTCCAGGGCCAGGTCAAGGCCGCCCTGGAGCTGTACGCGGCGCCGGAGTGGCGCGCCGAGGGCCTGTCCCGCTGGGGCACCTTCGCCCAGGAGCAGCTGCGCGCCGCCGAGGGCGGCAGCGACCACCAGCTGGCGTGGGCGCGGGCCTTCGCGGCGACCGCCCGTACGGACGCCGAGCTCGACGTGCTCGCCGGGCTGCTCGACGGCGGTGTGGTGATCGAGGGCCTGGCCGTCGACACCGAGCTGCGCTGGGCGTTCGTGCAGCGCCTCGCGGCCACCGGCCGCTTCGACGAGCCGGAGATCGCCGCCGAGCTGGAGCGCGACCGCACGGCGGCGGGCGAGCGGCACGCGGCGACCGCGCGCGCGGCCCGTCCGACGGAGGCCGCGAAGGCCGAGGCCTGGGCCTCGGTCGTCGAGGACGACAAGCTGGCGAACGCCGTGCAGGAGGCCGTCATCGGCGGCTTCGTCCAGTCCGACCAGCGCGAGCTGCTCGCCCCGTACACGGCGAAGTACTTCGCGTCGATCAAGCGCGTCTCGGAGACCCGCAGCCACGAGATCATCCAGCAGATCGTGGTCGGCCTCTACCCGACGCTCCAGGTCTCGCAGGAGACGCTGGACGCCACGGACGCGTGGATCGCGGAGCACGACCCGGCCCCGGCGCTGCGCCGTCTGGTGACGGAGTCCCGCGCGGGCGTCGAGCGCGCCCTGAAGGCGCAGGCGGCGGACGCGGCCGCCGGCGCGTGA
- a CDS encoding TerD family protein, producing MNRIPTGADVPVPPQALHVAVSWRTGHGVPDVDVSALLLGTGERVRGDADLVFYNRTDHPSGAARHLGRSAPGVPGSPAADWLWLDLARVEPDVGRVVIAASTDGGAFGQVPGLDLRVTDGAGNPVAYRAIGGATAETAFVLGEFHRRDGGWCFCSAGRGYASGLAGLATDFGIVVESPPPPIPGPGYVPPPAPPPPAAPPVPVSDPYGGEFRPAVYQGRGKETVRCDPGLPPGHWVLLEIESYHSLSTTIETCDAHGRAGEYLLAAYEDDVRARTVALVPRARPLTLRVEADAPWTLRVLPLSHARRFDSHVEGRAHDLVVYEGPPGVLDFLHHGESRFTVHRHTPPHDPLYDDEERDLLVNGVGEVRASAVVPGPGLLRISGDGPWKCAVRR from the coding sequence ATGAACCGGATTCCGACGGGAGCCGACGTCCCGGTGCCCCCGCAGGCCCTCCACGTCGCGGTCAGCTGGCGGACCGGGCACGGGGTGCCCGACGTGGACGTCTCGGCGCTGCTCCTCGGGACCGGCGAGCGGGTCCGGGGCGACGCCGATCTGGTCTTCTACAACCGGACCGACCACCCCTCGGGCGCCGCGCGGCACCTGGGCAGGTCGGCCCCGGGCGTGCCCGGCAGCCCGGCCGCGGACTGGCTGTGGCTGGACCTCGCGCGGGTGGAGCCGGACGTGGGACGCGTGGTGATCGCCGCCTCCACGGACGGGGGCGCCTTCGGGCAGGTGCCGGGGCTCGACCTGCGGGTCACGGACGGGGCCGGGAACCCGGTGGCGTACCGCGCGATCGGGGGCGCGACGGCGGAGACGGCCTTCGTCCTCGGGGAGTTCCACCGGCGGGACGGCGGCTGGTGCTTCTGCTCGGCCGGCCGGGGATACGCCTCGGGGCTCGCCGGGCTCGCGACGGACTTCGGCATCGTGGTGGAGTCCCCGCCGCCTCCGATCCCGGGCCCCGGCTACGTCCCGCCGCCCGCTCCCCCGCCGCCCGCCGCCCCGCCGGTCCCGGTGTCCGACCCGTACGGCGGGGAGTTCCGGCCCGCCGTCTACCAGGGGCGCGGCAAGGAGACCGTGCGCTGCGACCCCGGACTGCCGCCGGGCCACTGGGTGCTCCTGGAGATCGAGTCGTACCACTCGCTCTCCACCACCATCGAGACCTGCGACGCCCACGGCCGCGCCGGGGAGTACCTGCTCGCGGCGTACGAGGACGACGTCCGCGCCCGTACGGTCGCCCTCGTCCCGCGCGCCCGGCCGCTGACCCTGCGGGTGGAGGCCGATGCCCCCTGGACGCTGCGGGTCCTGCCGCTCTCGCACGCGCGCCGGTTCGACAGCCACGTCGAGGGGCGCGCCCACGATCTGGTGGTCTACGAGGGGCCGCCCGGGGTACTCGATTTCCTGCACCACGGCGAGTCCCGCTTCACCGTGCACCGGCACACCCCGCCACACGATCCGCTCTACGACGACGAGGAGCGGGACCTGCTGGTCAACGGGGTCGGCGAGGTCCGGGCGAGCGCGGTGGTGCCCGGGCCCGGGCTGCTGCGGATCAGTGGTGACGGGCCGTGGAAATGTGCCGTGCGCCGCTGA